From the Lathyrus oleraceus cultivar Zhongwan6 chromosome 4, CAAS_Psat_ZW6_1.0, whole genome shotgun sequence genome, one window contains:
- the LOC127076802 gene encoding uncharacterized protein LOC127076802, translated as MGEALFDLEQLLISKREKLTPQEEGILLSCKGKAVRNFTASSLLGGAVVWAATGKLGKAFRVNLSAGAGAFCGLWIFSRSLFSCADHILTLDGSILQKELANIMVTKYQNDPSLMKLISKHFYSERIYDDSTSNTPKLRWRYRNFFSDNAIDGKRTQDHGSYNTSQGDSHNDSYDESQGYSDSLKKSQDKSENIADSKRTTHGTKQISQGKSENITDSQRTARGTKQVFINPGSDIMSEVDPLDCLFGGVPVEEVLHPNTTNKPSATHHRSHRRYHRRRRMRDPDDLSNSVHAAAV; from the exons ATGGGCGAAGCATTGTTCGATCTCGAACAACTTCTCATTTCCAAAAGG GAAAAATTGACACCTCAGGAGGAAGGTATTCTTCTATCATGCAAAGGTAAAGCTGTGAGGAATTTCACTGCAAGTTCACTTCTGGGAGGGGCTGTTGTATGGGCAG CAACCGGGAAACTCGGGAAAGCATTTCGAGTAAACCTTTCAGCAG GAGCTGGGGCTTTCTGTGGACTGTGGATATTTAGTAGATCCTTGTTTTCTTGTGCAGACCATATTCTTACACTGGATGGCAGTATATTACAGAAGGAGTTAGCAAATAT AATGGTGACGAAGTACCAGAATGATCCTTCGCTAATGAAGCTTATATCTAAGCATTTTTATTCGGAAAGGATTTATGATGATTCTACCTCTAATACTCCTAAATTACGATGGCGATACCGTAATTTTTTTAGTGATAATGCAATCGATGGAAAGAGGACACAGGATCATGGCTCATATAATACATCCCAAGGCGACTCTCACAATGATTCCTATGATGAATCCCAAGGGTATTCTGATTCCCTTAAAAAATCCCAAGACAAGTCTGAAAATATTGCTGACAGCAAAAGAACAACTCATGGGACCAAGCAAATTTCCCAAGGCAAGTCTGAGAATATTACTGACAGCCAAAGGACAGCTCGTGGGACCAAGCAGGTTTTT ATAAATCCTGGTTCTGATATCATGTCAGAGGTAGACCCTCTTGATTGTCTTTTTGGTGGTGTTCCAGTAGAGGAGGTTCTTCATCCTAATACCACAAACAAACCATCAGCGACTCATCATCGAAGCCATAGAAGATATCACCGTAGGCGTCGAATGCGTGATCCTGACGACCTTTCAAATTCAGTGCACGCAGCAGCTGTTTGA